AAAACCGTTAAGGGCGCTGGGGGTCTGCCGCCCAATGAACGGTGGGGTCTGCGCGTATTGTAATGATTACGCCATGCTTCAATGAGTATTTTTGCTTCCTGCAAGGTTGTAAAAATTTCACCATCAAGAAAATGATCACGAAATTTGCCGTTAAAACTTTCGCAATAGCCGTTTTCCCAAGGACTGCCGGGCTGAATGTATTGTGTCTGCACACCAAGATTTTTGAACCACTTTCGCAATGATTTGGCAATAAATTCCGGTCCGTTGTCCGAACGGATATTACCAGGCACACCGTGCGTGATACATAGATCCGCCAAAGCATGCATAACATCTTCTGCCCGAATGCTGCGCGCCACATGCAAGGCCAGGCATTCACGGCTAAACTCATCGATGACAACAAGAATACGAAATACTTTGCCCTCCACTGTCCGGCACTGGACAAAATCATACGACCAAACATGATTTTTCCAAGCTGGGCGCAGACGAATGCAAGAGCTGTCATTGAGCCATAACCGCTTGCGCGGCTTGTGCTTCATGGGAATTTTCAAGCCTTCCTGGCGCCAAATGCGTTCGACACGCTTGTAGTTTATTCCCCACCCGTCCATCCGCAACAAATCCGTAATGGCTCTATAGCCGTAGCGGCCATAAGCACTGGCGTAGTTGATAACCGCTTCACGGACCAGAATATTGTAGGCTGTCGTTTTCGTCTGGTAACGCTGCGTACAACGATTCTGGGCAAGAACGGCGCAAGCCTTACGCTCGCTTACAGCCAGTTTTTCACGGACACGCTCAATGCAACTGCGGCGACGGGCGGGGCTTAGAAGTTTCCCTTGGCAGCCTCCGTCAAAATAGCTTTTTCCAGGCTAAGGTCAGCTACAACCCGCTTTAACCGGGTATTTTCTTTTTCGAGCTCTTTAAGGCGCTTGACCTGCTCAGTCCGCATACCACCGTATTCTTTACGCCAACGGTAATAAGTTTGTTCGGTAACTGCAATGCTGCGGCAGGCGCTAACGACCGTTTCACCCTGTCCGACAAGAACTTCTACTTCCCGAAGCTTAAAGATAATCTGTTCCGGGGTAAATGTTTTCTTAGCCATTTTCCGTCCTCCCAAGTCCATTCTACTACTAACTTAAAAAATGGACTAGTTTTTGGGGGGCAGGTCACTTAAACAGCCCATACGAGTTCCATTCCTTTTTACCGTCTCATTTTGCCATAAGAAAGCTTTTTGCATCCGCAACATTTAGGGGTTGATATTGGGGGTTATTGTGAAAAGGCAAATGCATAACATATTATAATTTAATTGTTTTATACTACTCTTGACATTTCAACATGATTCACCCGGAACGGCTTACCCGGTATGAAGAATGGCAAGACTATATTAAACGGGATGCCCTATGCCGCCAGCTTGAAAAAGAATATGGGCTGGCCGTCGATTTTGGCCGGGACAAGAACCGGCAAAAACAGCGCCTACAGGAAAAGGCGGCTATCCGTGATGGTCGCGGACGAACACGGCATCAGCATCAGTCATTCGGCGCTGCACAACTACTGGAGGACCTGGAGTGAGCTTTGATGCCCCGTCCCGCCACACGATGATTTACAACGCGGAGCCGCTGATTCTTTTCTCTTACAATCAGAGTGGCCAGAAGACGTTGATACGCATCGCCTCGCGGCAAACCAGTTTCGAGCGCATGGTGGACGACACGCCGCACAGAGGGCACGCCCTTACCAGAAATGTACGCTTCATCCTCTGCGGCAAGGATTTGTCCAACTCGTTTCCGGCCTTGAGCACGGCGCTCGCGCTGGTGAAAATTTACGAGCATCGCCAGTTTGGCGCCGGCACGAAAAAGATGACCATGGGGCTGCCGCAGGCTGATGACGAATATCTGCAACTGTTCTGCGAATCCATTTCCTACAAGGATCAATATGACGGCCTGAAAATCGGCTGGATTACACGAAAAAACGATGCCGAGGCCAAGCAGTCGCACGTCATGCACATCGGCTATGTCCACCATTTTCGTAACGCTCTGCATCGGGCCATGGGGTGGATTGCACCGGCCGCCGAAATCGCCGCCGCCACATTGACGGCGAAAATACCACCGAAGCGCCCTGTTGACAGCGTCGCGCCGGGAAAGAAAAGCCCGAGGGAACTCTTCGAGCTGCCTTCAGGCCAAGCCGTCAGAACCATCATCATGGAATTGCACGGGGAAGCCGCAAACCATCCCGAAAACCACGAATACGACTGGCTCGCGCTCGCGCCGAAAGCCTACCCGGAAAGCATCCGCGCTCTGCGTCAGTTCAGACTGATTGAGGCCTATTTTGAGCGTCATACCAACACGTAAAAGGAAAATATCATGCAGCGTTATACTGAAATTTTTGTCGACCCTGAATGCCTGCCGCGTATCGACGCGACTCTCGTTTCCGACCCCGATTATCGCGACAGGCTGCTCAAATCCGCACGGTACGGACTTGGACCCTATATCAAATTTGTGAGCAATCTCCGAGGAGTGTTTGGGAGAAAGGACGTTCTGTCCTGGCTGGACCCTCTCGTGGATCAGTTTTTGGTCCAATTCTGGGATATGCCGGCCTCTCCCGGCGAACACCATGCCTACCCCTGGGGATATGTCCTGCACGGTCTGTATGTAGGATGCGCCGAGGCGGAAAAGGCTTCGCAATGGAGGCCGCACGGAGCTTTCAGCAGCCAGGAACGGAAGCATGCAGAACTTTTGGGATTTGCCGTTCTGGCCCACTTTTACACAGGGCTCGTCCGGAACACATACAGGCTGTATGAATACACAATCGTGTCCGCTGCCGCTGCCGGGTCGGTCACGTTTGATCCGGCGCGGGGCAGCGATATGGTTTTGGATTTCAAATTGCGGCACCCAAACCATACTGTGGTGTGGAATGAACTTGGAGGCTCACGGACGAAATTCGGATGTGTCCATTTCATGGAGTCATTGCAGGAAGACGTGCGGCGGCAAATTCCCGACACTGCAATGCAGGCATTGGATTTCCTCGCGCACGAAGGGCGCCATGAGAGCGAAGACGCGAGCATCGCCCGTGATGCCGAGCTTTCGCAACACCCGTCCACGGAGGAACGCTATCGGCTCGGCTTTTCCGCCTACTTCAATGAACGCGCGGGAGAAACGAATCCGGCAGGCCATGTCTACAGGCTGGATGAAACCTGGACGGCCGTGGACGCGGCGCAGTTCTTCGAGAAACTCCGCATGCTTATTGACGGCGTGCATTCCCTTGACGGCATCACGGGGTATCTCCTGCGGCAAAACATACTCGCGGGAAGCCATGAGCCGCATGCGCTGAAAACCGCTTTCCAGATCCGCTATCCTGACGGCAAAACCATTTCCAAAGATGAAAGGAAACTATGTTTTATCGCGACGCCGTACTTGCGCTCCGTGTGTCCCGTTCTGGATTCGTCGGCCGGGGAGATACTTTTTACTGATAAGGGCAAACTGTTATTGCGTGGATTGGGAATACAAGCGTCAGTCGAAGACGGAAATTTTTGCCATGAGCGAAGCGGTACGGCTTCCTCTCCGGCAACAATCGATAATGCCCCCTCCGGTGCGCTGAATGAATGGGGGAGAGCCATACTATGCCGCATGCAAAACTATACCGCGCAGGACATCGACATGGATAACGGATGGCTGTTTGTCGCCGATGACAGAGTGTATGCCGCGGCCCAAGTTATACTGACAATAGTAAGCACGATTAAGAGCCGGCGGCAATGCACGCTGAAGGATGTCTGGCAAGAAATGGAAGATGCCGGATTCCTGCTCTCCCTTCCCCGTTCGCAGGAGTTTGAGGTGTACGCCCCGAGCGGAGAAACTAGACGAATGTCCGGGCTGTTCTTTGAATTCAGCCTCCCTGAGGAGCTGCATAGCGATATCCTGCGCTCGGTGTTTGTTGGTGATGCGTTTACCAACCCGGATACCAACAGGCGGGTGGGATTTTGAGGAATAGAAGCGGATAATAAAAGCAGCGCGACTTTCAGCAAAATGTTTGAAATGTGAGCAGCCAAAGCCTGGAGCGAAAATTTCAGACCTTTGCCAAGGCCATAAGCAAAACCCCAAGCAGGACACAGCTATGGTTTGCCGTTCAAATACGTTCTGATTCGCCGTTTATCGGCATATTCACCGCCGCCAGTTCCTCCCGTTCGCTGAGGCCGGTCTTCTGGTACAGGTTGCGCAGGTGAAAGCGCACGGTCACTTCCTGCACATGCAGGGTTTCGGCGATTTCCCGGTTGTTCAAGCCCTGGCGGATCAGGCTGAGGAGTTCCCGTTCCCTCGCGGTGAAGATGGTGGCAGTGGTTTCCGGTTCCGTGGGCGCGATTTCCTGAACCGGCTCGGCGTCCGGGCTTTCCTTCACGCGCGTCTGCCGCCGGTATGCGGCAAAGAGCAGAAGCGCCACAGCCGCGATCAGGCCCGCCGCTATGCGGGAGATCGTGAGTATGTCCAGGGAGGTCGAAAACAGGGCCAGGATTCCGGCGGCCGCGCTTCCCAGGTTGGAGAGAACAAAGGCGACTCCCAGCGCCAGGGCAGCGCGGCGCAACGGCGGTGACTGGGGCAATTGGGCCAGAACGATCACGGCCGCAACGCTGATGAAACCTTCCGCTGTGCTCAGGAGTGCAAATACGAACGGAGATGCAAAGGGTTCCGGCAGCGCCAAAGCGATGCTGCAGAGCCCCAGGGCCAGGCAGATTGCAGTGGTTGGTTGCAGGGCGGAAAAAAGAGGCACGGCCAAAAGACGGCCCATAAAAAGACGCCCCGGACCAGCCGGAACCGATGCAAGGGAAACGTCCTGCGCCCCGTTGTCCGCTGAAACGCCGTTTCCGCAAAGAATGAAGCCCATGACCGCGCCCAAAGCGGTGAGCAGACCTGCCGCCCAAGGGAAGACAAAGAAGGCTGAAGGAGAAAAAATCCGTTCAGCGAGTCCCGCCTCAAGAGCCGACAGCATGATGGCCGCGCCGGCGGCATAGAGAGCCAGGCGGCCGGTTGCGGCATGCCTGCCGCCCGCTTCGGGTGCCTCTTCGGTTTCCGGCTCCGCGTTTTTGGCCGGCCTGCCTCTGGGGCGTTTGGGTTCCGGCCGGGGAAGGCGCAGGACGCGGGCAAGGGCGTACGCCGCCGCCCAGGCCATGAGCACAGCCAAAAGCAGTACAATCGTCCGCCCATGGCCGGAGCCGGAAGGGAGGAGCGACACAAGACCGCTGAACACGGCGGCGGCAGAGGCGGCAACGACAAAAGAGGCGGCGGCAAGTCGGGAAGGCAGGGCCAGCATGGCCCCGCCCCAGAACAGGCCCTGAAGCAGCGCGGCCAGCGCCATGGCGATCACGGGCAGATACAGCCCCACTCCGCTGGTAGGCGCGGGAGGCAACAAGGAAACCGCCATCAGCGCGAAGGCGGCCGCGTGCACCCAGTGAAACAGACGGGAGGCGCGAAGGTCGCCGGTACCGTTATTGCCGCTGGAATCAGCGGGGGCGTTATTCCCTGCAAAGAACCGGAACAGCCGTATCCCCCGCAAAAACCGAATTCCGCCGCCCCACAATCCCACGCTGAAGAATCCCGCCGGCAGGAGAACGCAAAAAAAGCTCGTCCCGCCGCCGTCAAAGACGCCTCCCCACAGAAATTCCGGCAGCCAGAAGCCTTGCAAAGCCGGAAACCACAGCCAGCCGAAGCCCAGGGCGAAGCCGACGCCCGTAAGGGCGGCTTCACGCCGCGCAAGGCTGGATGAGGTCGGCTGTGTGGGCATATTCTACTTTCCCGTCCCCTGTTGCGGCGTGTTGCCTGCGGCGCTCCAGGCCGGAGCATTGGCCACTTCCGGGTCAAAGAGGATGCGGGCGAAAATTCTGGAAGCCTCCAGCAGCTTGGTAACGGTGATGTGCTCGTTGGCAGCCAAGCCTGTGCCTTCCACATTGGCCCACACCAAAACGGGTATACCCTTGGCGCGCAGTTCTCCCGCCACGGTCGCCCCTCCAGTGCCGATGGGTTTGGCCGTTACCTTGAGTTCAGCCAGCACTGCCCGCCTGACCGCCTGGACCACCAGCGCGTCCGGCGGCGTGACCGGGGTCGTGGGTATGGTGTACTTCCGTTCCACAGTGATGGTCACGTTATCCCGTTTTTCCGCCGCATCGGCCAGAGTGCGCACAGCCCCCTGTACTTCGTCCGCTGTGTAGGGAAGCAACAGGCGGCAGTCCATATGAAAGACGAACTCGCCCGGTATTTGGTTCACTTGCGGGTTGCCGCTGATCATCGCGGTGGGCACAAAGGTGGATGTGGGCGGGTCAAATAGCGCGTTTTTCTCCGCAAAGCGCTGATGTAGGCCGCGCAGGTCGGCTATCAGGCTGCCCCCGGCATCCAGCGCATTGACGCCTCTATACGGAAACGCGCTATGCACCTGCTTGCCGGTGACGGTGATTTTCAGCCAGAGAAGACCCTTTTCCCCAACAAGCAAATCACTGCCCTCGTAATTGCCCTGGTCGGGGACCACCACCAAATCGCCGGGCTTGAACAGATCGGGTCTTACCGCAAGCATGGCGGCAAGACCGTATGTGCCTGAAAAAAAGTATTTTCCGCTGGCATGCAATACCAGCCCGAAGGACAAAGGCGGGGTGACGCGGTTACGGGCCATGCTTTCCATCAGAATAAGCCCGCTAGTGATAGCCTGATGGTTGTCTTCCACGCCCCGGCCATAGATGGTGTCACCAACGATACGCAAGGCCCAAGGCGAGCCGGTCCACTGACTGAGATCGCCGGGCGGGGATGTGTCCAGGTGCCCTACAATCCAGAGAGTACGTTCCGAAGCGCCAGGATAGCGGATAATCAGGTTGGGCCTCACCTTGGCTGGTACCCGCTCGTCCGGCACGTCAATCCGCTCGGCCTGAGGCAGGCCTTTTTGGAGGAGATACTCTTCAATCCAGCGCGCCTTGGCTTCCTCGCCCTCGCCACCGTCTTCGGGGTTGAGCGCCGGGCGGGCCACCAGCTCGCGCTGGATGGCGATAACCTCCGCTCGCTGTTTGCCGATGTCGTTCAGCAACGTTTGCAGCACGGCCTGCCCCGGAGCCTGGGGGATGGAAGCGGGCATGTTCATAGGCGCGGCCCAAGATAGCGGGGCGAAATGCGGAAAAAAGCCGCATAAGACAATGAGCGCCGCGATACGCGGGAATACACGGAACAGGCGCATATGGCATCCTATGTCCAGGGGTTATGCGTTCGCACTCCGGTCGGCTCGAAGTGGCGGACGTTGCGGGTGACGACAGCGCAATCATGTTCCAGAGCCGTGGCGGCAAGCAGAATGTCCGCTCCCGCGTTGCCGCACGATGCGCTGAGGAGGCCCCAACGCCGGGCGGCGGCGAGGGAAACGGGCAAAATCCTGTCGCTGTAAACCATAAGCAGCTTATCCAGCCATATTCCGAGAGTTCTGGCGAATTCCGCGTCTTTTTTGGCGACGGAGCAAATGCCGCGCTCCAACTCCCCGATGCTTATGACGCTCACGAACAGGTCCGCGTCGCGTTGTTTTCCAATCCAGGCGGCAAGGCCCGCGTTCCTCTCCCGCTTGCGCATTTCCGAAAGGGCCACCGTGTCCAGAAGGTACATTACCAGTCCACCTCCCGCAGGGTCAGGGGCGATGTTTGCGCCTCATCCTCTTCCAAACCGGGTTCCATGTCTGGGGAAGGCGCGGTTGGCATGGACAGCAGGAACTCGGCGAAGCCCGGAGCGTTCAGGCGTTCTCGGCGCAGCATTTCCTCATAGGCCTCGGCGGAAAGGACGACCACGGCCGGCTCTCCGCGCCGGGTGACAAGTTGCGGCTCGCCTTGGCGGGCGGCGTTGACCACTTCGCTGAACTTGTTTTTGGCGTCTTGCAATGACCATTGTTGGAGCATGGCTCTCCTCCTGAATGTAAAAACCTTCCCGGAACCGGGTGAATTTTTCGTATTACCTAGATGTATAATCTAGCTAGATTGAGAAAAAAAGCAAGAGCCCTGCCCCGCAGGATCAGAATTTTTTTGTCCCGGCTGAAAACGTGGAGAGTCTCCCCGGATCAGTCGCGTTAGGTTGCGCGATGTTGCGGAAAAAAAGTAAAAATGCGCAAATTAGATAATAGTGTGAAATGTAATAATTAATCTCTGTTAGGTCCCCGAAAAAAAAGGCTCTTCCGGGTTTTCCGTGGGTAGCTGATCTGCTAATGTCCTTCCCGGAGGGCACCAATGAAGGATACGGACCTATATTTTCGGATTCTGGGGCTGACCGAGCCCTGGTTTGTTGAGGCTGTTGAACTGGACACGGCGGAAGGTCGGGTAGACATCCGCGTGGAGCATGGTCCTGGTGTTCGCTGGTTTTGCCCTACTTGTGGTCGAGAGCTGGCTTGCCGCGACCATGTCGAGCCTCGTGTCTGGCGCCATCTGGACACGTGCCAGTTCAAGACGTTCCTGCATGCTCGGATTCCCCGAGTGGACTGCCCCGAGCATGGCGTCCTTCAGGTCAACGTGCCTTGGGCCGAGTCCAAGGCACGTTTCACCATATTGATGGAGCGATTGATCATCGACGTGCTGACCGAGTGCGCCACCGTAACAGGAGCGCGGCGCATCCTGCGCATCACCTGGGACGAAGCATGGGGTGTCATGGAAAGGGCGGTGCGCCGGGGCCGGGAGCGCAAGCAATCGAATCCCTCGCGGTATCTTGGCGTTGACGAGAAGGCATTCCGCAAGGGGCACGACTATGTGACCGTGGTTTGTGATCTGATCGGCAGCACGGTGGAGTATGTGGCCGACGAGCGTAAGGCCGAAAGCCTTGAGGGGTACTACCTTCAGTTCACCAAGGCTCAGTTGGAGCGGATCAAGGCCGTGGCCATGGACATGTGGGAGCCCTATTTTAAAGCTACGCTCAAACATGTGCCGGACGCGGCGGGGAAAATAGTTCACGATCGGTTCCACGTCATGAAACACGTAGGCGAGGCTGTGGACCGGGTACGCAAGCAAGAGCACCGCGAACTCACAAGTCAGGATGACCATCGACTCAAGGGCACGAAATTCCTCTGGCTATACCGGGAGGAGAATCTGCCGGACAAACACCGGCCAGCCCTGGAGGCCTTGAAGACAGCGAACCTCAAGGTGGCCAAGGCCTGGGCCATGAAGGAAAGCCTGAACGACGTCTGGAAGTACCTGAGCACGGGATGGGCCAGACGTTTTGTGAAGCGATGGCTGGTCTGGGTGAACAGGTCAGATCTTGCCCCAATGCGCAAAGTGGGCGGACTGATTCAGAGACATCTTGAGAACATCCTGACCTTCTGCCGCCACAGGATCACCAACGGCGTGGCCGAGGGCCTCAACAGCAAGATCATGGCCATCAAGAGGAAGGCTTGCGGTTATAGGAACCGGGAGCATTTCAAGACAGCCATCTACTTCTTCTGTGGTGGTCTGGACCTCTACCCGGCCAGTTCCTGACAGGGGTTACCCACGGAAAACCCGGAAGAACCTCTTCTCCAGCACGTTCCACGACGGGATATACACGTCGTCCACCGCCCAGTGCAGCAGGTAGAGGTCCACATACTCCGTGCCCAGGGCCTTCAGGCTTTCCTCAAAGGCTTCCATCTGCCTGCCGGTGCGCATATCGTCATTCCACAACTTGGTCGTGATAAAAACCTGATCGCGGGGCAGGCCGCTCTCTCTGACGCCCTGGCCTACGGCCGCCTCGTTTTGATAGATCTTCGCGGTATCGATATGCCGGTACCCGGCCTCCAACGCCCATTTGACGGCCTGGACGGTTTCGTCATGTTTCGCCAGCCAGACGCCGAGGCCGACAAAGGGCATCGCCACCCCGTTATTCAATCGTTTCGCGGAAGAAAGGTTCATGGGTCTCTCCTTGTTGCATGCGTGCACGGCACTACGGCCATATACCGGATTACCAAAAGCGGCCCGGATGCGCAACGCGGTTAGCATGGCGGCAAGACGAACGCCCCCTGAGCCGGGATGGCCAGGGGGCGTTCACAAGACCGCGGCGGGCGGTTACCGCGCCACCATAAGTTTTTTTATCACGGAGGTCAGATTCTCGACCGTCAGCGTATGCATGTCCACTTCGCGTTTAAGGATAAGGTACGACTCCCCCCAGAATGTATTCGCCAGCGAGTCGTTGTCCTCCGGGGTCAACCAGACCAGATGGCGGTACCGCTCCTTGAACCGCCGCAGCCATTGCAGGCCGCTCGGCACGTCCCGCTTGTAGGCGAAATACCCGCTGCCCATCAACTCGGAGGAATCCATCAGCGCGTCGCCCACGATGATGACCCTGTATTCGCCGTCAAGGTTGTTCAGGACCCAATCGGTCTTGAGGGACTCCCTGTAAGAAATCCGGGGGGTCGTATACAGGTGGGTTTTGATGCAGTTGTGGAAGTAATAAACCTTCAGGTCCCTGAAGTGGTTCGACTTGCTGACAGCCTGGAAGAGCGAGGCGCACAAGCTGCTGTAGGAGTCCATGGAACCGCCCGAGTCCATCAGGAGCATCAGCTTGACCGTATTTTTACGCGGCTTGTCAAAAACCAACTTGAGGNCGCACTGTCACAATCACAGGCTCGGACATCAGCAACAACACCGCCTCGGCGGCCGCCCTTCCGGGGCAGGTGTCCATCGGCCGCGGCGGCGGCATTGCCCTGACAAGCGGCGGGCAGGCCTCCCTCACCAACACGACCGTGGACAACAACATCGCGCAAGGCACGTCCCTTGCGGCCGGGGGCGGCATTCACTCCGGCGGCGCCGGCGAGTCGACAGGGATGGACTATGACTACCACGACGGCGTTCTGGTCAGGGTTGATACCACCACCTGGGCCGGCAACCCGGTCGCCGTTTCCGGCGGCAGCGTATCCGGCAACACGGCCCATGCTTCCGGAGCCGGGTCCGCCGGATACGGCGGCGGCATCCATGCCAGCGACAGTTTGACCATCACGGCCGATGCCGTGACCCAGACCCTGTTGCAAAACAACCGGGCCACCACCAAGGGCGGAGCCGTGTTCATGGACGCCGGCAGCCTTTTGGGCGCCCGCGAGAAAAAGGTAGCGACAGGTAACCAGATAGTTAGCGATGTAACCACCTTGCGGCCCGTCGCCCTGAACATCATCACTGGTGGAGGCGACATTGTTTTCAGCGGCAACCGGCACGGGGTGGCCGACGCCTCCCTGCCCTACAACGCCGCCGACGGCACGGCCAACGCCGTGTATTTCGGATCGGCAACCGGCACCTCCCAATCCGACGCGGTCATGACCATCAGCGGAACCGGCCTGTTACAGATGGAGGATCCGATTGAAGTCAACCTGAACAACGGCAAGAGCTTTACCCTGACCAAGGGCGATACGTCTTATTTCAACTGGGGCGGAGCGAACGTGCTTGACGCCGCCGGGGGCAGCACCGTGACCCTGGGAGCGGGCACGCAGTTCTACAGCGGTTTTTCTCTGGACAACGGCGGGGTGAACACCAACGCCAATGTGATCCTGAACCTCACCGGCGACGCCAGCTACTACCAGGTGGCCAGACCGGCCGGCGACACCGGCGACCCTTCCGAGAGCTTTTCTTTCAGCAACACCACCCTGAACCTGACCAACAACGCCCGGCTCGTGCCTTACGGCACCCTGATTCTGGGCGACAACACCATTCTGAACGCGGCAGCCGGAAGCGGCCTGGATCTGGAAAGCGGGGCCGTCCTGCGCGCTTCCGGCAACAGCCAGATCAACGGTGCGGCCCTGGTTATTGACGCGGGCAAAACCCTGGCCGTGGATATGGGCAAGACCCTGACCCTTGGCAGCGGCTCCACACTAGCCCTGAGTAACGGCATCCTCAGCTTCGGCGTGGGTGCGGGCAACACCAGCGGCCTCATCGACATGACCGCCGCCGCTTCAGCCCCAACGTTTAGCGGCAGCAACACCCTGGATATCTCCGAATGGATTGCCGGC
The DNA window shown above is from uncultured delta proteobacterium and carries:
- a CDS encoding Integrase, catalytic region (fragment) is translated as MDGWGINYKRVERIWRQEGLKIPMKHKPRKRLWLNDSSCIRLRPAWKNHVWSYDFVQCRTVEGKVFRILVVIDEFSRECLALHVARSIRAEDVMHALADLCITHGVPGNIRSDNGPEFIAKSLRKWFKNLGVQTQYIQPGSPWENGYCESFNGKFRDHFLDGEIFTTLQEAKILIEAWRNHYNTRRPHRSLGGRPPAPLTVFCPPMGGQIGRLTPAPEPLNLTTMDKGINTCY
- a CDS encoding hypothetical protein (Evidence 5 : No homology to any previously reported sequences), which translates into the protein MLHGNFQAFLAPNAFDTLVVYSPPVHPQQIRNGSIAVAAISTGVVDNRFTDQNIVGCRFRLVTLRTTILGKNGASLTLAYSQFFTDTLNATAATGGA
- the lcrS gene encoding Low calcium response locus protein S: MDLGGRKMAKKTFTPEQIIFKLREVEVLVGQGETVVSACRSIAVTEQTYYRWRKEYGGMRTEQVKRLKELEKENTRLKRVVADLSLEKAILTEAAKGNF
- a CDS encoding hypothetical protein (Evidence 5 : No homology to any previously reported sequences), producing the protein MIHPERLTRYEEWQDYIKRDALCRQLEKEYGLAVDFGRDKNRQKQRLQEKAAIRDGRGRTRHQHQSFGAAQLLEDLE
- a CDS encoding hypothetical protein (Evidence 5 : No homology to any previously reported sequences) is translated as MSFDAPSRHTMIYNAEPLILFSYNQSGQKTLIRIASRQTSFERMVDDTPHRGHALTRNVRFILCGKDLSNSFPALSTALALVKIYEHRQFGAGTKKMTMGLPQADDEYLQLFCESISYKDQYDGLKIGWITRKNDAEAKQSHVMHIGYVHHFRNALHRAMGWIAPAAEIAAATLTAKIPPKRPVDSVAPGKKSPRELFELPSGQAVRTIIMELHGEAANHPENHEYDWLALAPKAYPESIRALRQFRLIEAYFERHTNT
- a CDS encoding hypothetical protein (Evidence 5 : No homology to any previously reported sequences) — translated: MQRYTEIFVDPECLPRIDATLVSDPDYRDRLLKSARYGLGPYIKFVSNLRGVFGRKDVLSWLDPLVDQFLVQFWDMPASPGEHHAYPWGYVLHGLYVGCAEAEKASQWRPHGAFSSQERKHAELLGFAVLAHFYTGLVRNTYRLYEYTIVSAAAAGSVTFDPARGSDMVLDFKLRHPNHTVVWNELGGSRTKFGCVHFMESLQEDVRRQIPDTAMQALDFLAHEGRHESEDASIARDAELSQHPSTEERYRLGFSAYFNERAGETNPAGHVYRLDETWTAVDAAQFFEKLRMLIDGVHSLDGITGYLLRQNILAGSHEPHALKTAFQIRYPDGKTISKDERKLCFIATPYLRSVCPVLDSSAGEILFTDKGKLLLRGLGIQASVEDGNFCHERSGTASSPATIDNAPSGALNEWGRAILCRMQNYTAQDIDMDNGWLFVADDRVYAAAQVILTIVSTIKSRRQCTLKDVWQEMEDAGFLLSLPRSQEFEVYAPSGETRRMSGLFFEFSLPEELHSDILRSVFVGDAFTNPDTNRRVGF
- a CDS encoding membrane hypothetical protein (Evidence 5 : No homology to any previously reported sequences), coding for MPTQPTSSSLARREAALTGVGFALGFGWLWFPALQGFWLPEFLWGGVFDGGGTSFFCVLLPAGFFSVGLWGGGIRFLRGIRLFRFFAGNNAPADSSGNNGTGDLRASRLFHWVHAAAFALMAVSLLPPAPTSGVGLYLPVIAMALAALLQGLFWGGAMLALPSRLAAASFVVAASAAAVFSGLVSLLPSGSGHGRTIVLLLAVLMAWAAAYALARVLRLPRPEPKRPRGRPAKNAEPETEEAPEAGGRHAATGRLALYAAGAAIMLSALEAGLAERIFSPSAFFVFPWAAGLLTALGAVMGFILCGNGVSADNGAQDVSLASVPAGPGRLFMGRLLAVPLFSALQPTTAICLALGLCSIALALPEPFASPFVFALLSTAEGFISVAAVIVLAQLPQSPPLRRAALALGVAFVLSNLGSAAAGILALFSTSLDILTISRIAAGLIAAVALLLFAAYRRQTRVKESPDAEPVQEIAPTEPETTATIFTARERELLSLIRQGLNNREIAETLHVQEVTVRFHLRNLYQKTGLSEREELAAVNMPINGESERI
- a CDS encoding Peptidase M20, translating into MRLFRVFPRIAALIVLCGFFPHFAPLSWAAPMNMPASIPQAPGQAVLQTLLNDIGKQRAEVIAIQRELVARPALNPEDGGEGEEAKARWIEEYLLQKGLPQAERIDVPDERVPAKVRPNLIIRYPGASERTLWIVGHLDTSPPGDLSQWTGSPWALRIVGDTIYGRGVEDNHQAITSGLILMESMARNRVTPPLSFGLVLHASGKYFFSGTYGLAAMLAVRPDLFKPGDLVVVPDQGNYEGSDLLVGEKGLLWLKITVTGKQVHSAFPYRGVNALDAGGSLIADLRGLHQRFAEKNALFDPPTSTFVPTAMISGNPQVNQIPGEFVFHMDCRLLLPYTADEVQGAVRTLADAAEKRDNVTITVERKYTIPTTPVTPPDALVVQAVRRAVLAELKVTAKPIGTGGATVAGELRAKGIPVLVWANVEGTGLAANEHITVTKLLEASRIFARILFDPEVANAPAWSAAGNTPQQGTGK
- a CDS encoding conserved hypothetical protein (Evidence 4 : Homologs of previously reported genes of unknown function), yielding MYLLDTVALSEMRKRERNAGLAAWIGKQRDADLFVSVISIGELERGICSVAKKDAEFARTLGIWLDKLLMVYSDRILPVSLAAARRWGLLSASCGNAGADILLAATALEHDCAVVTRNVRHFEPTGVRTHNPWT
- a CDS encoding hypothetical protein (Evidence 5 : No homology to any previously reported sequences), which produces MLQQWSLQDAKNKFSEVVNAARQGEPQLVTRRGEPAVVVLSAEAYEEMLRRERLNAPGFAEFLLSMPTAPSPDMEPGLEEDEAQTSPLTLREVDW
- a CDS encoding hypothetical protein (Evidence 5 : No homology to any previously reported sequences); this translates as MVPSGKDISRSATHGKPGRAFFFGDLTEINYYISHYYLICAFLLFFRNIAQPNATDPGRLSTFSAGTKKF